In the genome of Pagrus major chromosome 17, Pma_NU_1.0, the window tcaaaatatcatcctatcataaacaaacatactgCCGTGGATGTGAGACATAGAGCTTATATACTTGGATGTCATTGTGGGGGTTCCAGTCAGAGTCGTAGATGATGACGGTGTCAGCGGAGGCGAGATTGATGCCCAAACCGCCAGCTCTGGTAGAGAGGAGGAAAGCAAACTGAGGAGCACCGGGAGCTGAAAAGGAGACAGAAAGTCAGAACACTGATAAGACACCATAACAGCTGATTTAGACTACACAAACAGTTTATGTCTCACCATTAAAACGATCGATGGCCTCCTGTCTCAAGTTGCCAGTGACTCCTCCATCAATTCTCTCATATTTGTATCCTTCGTTTTCCAGGAAGTCCTCCAGAAGGTCTAGCATTTTGGTCATCTGGGAGAAGACCAGAACCCTGTGGCCCCCTTCCTTCAGCTTCCTCATCATCTTCTGCAGCAGCGTCAGTTTTCCTGAGGACTTGGTCAAAGCATTGCCCTCATACATGCCATTTGGAAGTTTCGGTGCCTCCTACAATCCAGAGAAACATTCTGAATACAactgcatttaaacatttttcaataTGCAGACATAGTTCAGTGTGATAACAGAAGACAAGAAACTATTTGTTTCCATATAATTGTGTGAAAAAGACTTAAATCGTACTGTGGCAGCTGCAGGAAAGAGGTAGGGATGATTGCAGCATTTTTTCAGGTCCATCACCACGTTTAGCAGAGAGACTTGGTTTCCTCCTCCACGAGTGTTCAGGGCCTCAAAGTTACGAGTTAGGATGAACTTGTAGTATTTCCTGGGTAAGAACAAAGACACAATGTCATAAACtaatgagaaaagaaaactttaaactATACACGATCCagaacttttaaaaatgaataatgccAACCCATATGGTGTTTTTCTATTACATCTGTCGGCCTAGCTCTACTTGGTTTTACTCGGCTCATCAGCCCGGGATTTGCATCTTCATTAGAACAGGGCTACCtgttgaaggtgtgtctttaactgatgacgTACTTGGGTTGTATAGCAGTCAGGGGATCGGCTGTAAacactcttcctccctgcagcactatcaaaaaaagtttaatttcctaCAAATTCTTTACAATAAAACTCCATCGTTGTCTTGTTATTTAGAAGCTTTTATGAATCAGCAAAATCAGAAAATGGtaggttttcaccagcagtaacttaacacgACTCCTGATACAGCTGAAAGCAAATGCGAGGAAACAGTACGAACAGAGACACTGAAGATAAACCCAACCAAAAGGACCTATCTCTCAGATTCCCGGCACGGACATGAGTTAAGTCTTGCAACATAGGCTTGTTTGAGGAAGAAAAGGGGGTGGTCACTGGGTGGACGTCTCTGCGGACCGCCTGGAGGCCCTTCTCCAGGGTAGGTCCATCTCAGGTGTGGCTTGGTTCAACTTGGCACAGtaaaactggtaatggaaatgcaaatcattGTGGCTCGGTTTGCCTCGGTGCGGCCAAAAGTGCCAGTGGGAAAACACCAATCGTCTTCAGTATGTAGCCTGCTTTAACTTTCATGGGTGCATACTTTAACAACTATAACTATATTTCTACACATGGTCTCTAAGCTTACTTCTGCATGGGGCTCAGCTCCACTCTAACGATGAGCTCGGTCTTTGAAGGCATGTGTTTGAAAACATCAGCCTTCAGCCTCCTAAGCATGTGTGGTCCCAGCATGTCATGGAGCTTCTTGATCTGGTCCTCTTTGGCAATGTCTGCAAACTCCTCCAGAAACCCTTCCAGGttgctgcagagaggaaaaaaaaaaggaaaaagaaaaatacataaacatagGGGAAGCGTGGGTGTTTTCATTGCATCTGCAATATAGCCGCATATGGGGCTACTAACTTGAATCTCTCTGGGGTCAGGAAGTTCAGCAAGTGGAAGAGCTCCTCCAGGTTGTTCTGAAGAGGAGTGCCAGTGAGCAGCAGCTTGTGTTGCAGCGGGTAGTTATTCAACACTCGGAAGAACTAATAACAGCCagggagaaaggagaggcaccggatttaataataaaaacatgacagcCCATAACAGTTAGCATTATAGCCAGgagtggaatgtaactaaatacatttactcaggtgctgtacttaagtacaattttgaggtggTTTGACTTTCCATCTCCTGCTTTTTACTCTATTtttacactacatttatttgataactttagttactttgaagattagatgctgcatcagagccacgtatgtgtataatttacttttacttttgatacttgagtacatttaatatcagatattttaagacttttactcaagtaatacTCCTATGGGtggctttcacttttaccaaagtaatattttgacacgatatctttacttttactcaactatgacttttaataactttttataAGACTGATTATAGCATGTGAAAAACAGGAGCGATACAgttgcaaacacatttttgatcaATCAGAATTCTACTTGAAAGTACTATATGTTATCACCTTGGACTGGTTGTTTTTGAGTCTGTGAGCCTCGTCAACAACCAGACAGGCCCACTCGATGGAGCCCAGCACAGCCTGGTCAATGGTAATCAACTCATAGGATGTCAGCAGGACATGGAACTTGACTGTTGAGTCTTTCTGTAAAGCACAGAAAAAGAGGACATTAGTAGAgctgcaaaacagaaaatacaattaCTAGGGCTGCAAGGAATTATTTCCACTGTTAAtacagcaccacaaactaaaATTGTTAGTTGAACTTTTATATAATTTAGCAGCACTGTAGCCATCAATTCTTTACAAGAAATCAAGTGCTAGTTTACAGGCTACAAATTCAAACCAACTATGCTTTTCATCGCTCTTTCCTTTaaaagagcttgaacaatttaATCATCACTCTTGCTCTTTTCTCTACTTCTTCCTTACCTTCATCTTGGATGCTTTTTTCCCGCCTCGTATGGCATTTCCCTCAAAGGAGAACTCGTTCTCCCTGATGACAGCCCTGCTGTCTTTGTCCCCTACGTAGGTCACCACATACATGTCAGGGGCCCACATCTCAAACTCTCTCTCCCAGTTAATGATGGTGGACAGGGGGGCGCTAACCAGGAATGGACCCTTGGAGTGACCCTGcaagagtgaaagaaagagtcATGTTATTTATATAGCTGCATTTATCCAAAGAGCTTTACAGGTGCTGGCTCAGactacctcctgagccacagccgcagTTTATTCAGCAAAAATTCAAGATATGTAAACAACTGTAATTGTCTTGCCCTGCCTTTAGGATAGAGTTCCTTACTTAGAGCTCATCCCCTTTAATGGACAGAGTTACTGTGTGTCACATGTCTGAAAACCCACCCACTAACACTGATTGACAGGGGAGGGCAGATTGGACAAAATTGCATCAGGAACTTgcaggaaatacattttatttcattttatatttcacatttttgcataaGTAGGCTTAAAGTCATCTTTAGCCTTATTAATTATGAAGAAAATGCTTAAAATTATTTGAAGACAatcaaaaatattataattctTACCTCCTTGTACAATGAGTAGAGGAAGACAGCCGTCTGCACAGTCTTGCCTAAACCCATCTCATCAGCCAGGATCGTGTCTGTGGCCTGAGCCCAAGAAAACCTCAGCCAGTTCAACCCCTCCAGCTGGTAAGGATGCAGAGTGCCTCCTGTGCTGTCCAGGTAGTCAGGCTGCCGATCAAACTTGATGGTGGGCTGGAAGGAAGACAGAAGAATATCAATTCGACATCCATCCTGATTCAAGCTGCTTTTATTCTGCCAAGTGAAAGCGCTCGACTGTGTTGCTTCCTGTTATCATAAATAAaccattaatttatattttgttcaAAGTTTCAAAATACTTACATCTACAACTGGATTCGCAGGTGGTCGCTCTGCCTTCTTCACTTTGACTGCCTTCTTTATCTTCTTACCAGGTCTGCCCTCATCACCCACCATCAACTCCCTGAAAGACAATGACAGTATGTGAGATAAAACATACTTTCAACCTGTACCACAACAGAATAATTATCTGGCCTTTTTTAAATCTCTCCTTACCTGTGATTCCAATATGTCTGTTTGTAGGTGTCAAACTCTGGGACGTCCATCTCCTCGCTCTCCCAGGTTGACTGGTCATAAGCCAGATCTCTCCATTTGATCAAGTAATGTACGTTGTTCTTTTTATCAACACtgacatgaaaaggaaaaaaacagacaggaaagatGGAGTTATGATAACGCATGATTACTGTGTTTGCTCTCCAGGTGTGAACAAGTATAGATAATAATAAGAACAAGTTTGTCTTCattcaattaattttctttacaAACATGGTATTCTAACTAATCTTTCTTAGGTGGTTAAATTATATTGCAGTTAggtgctttttgctttttttaagaCATACAATTTCTAAGGCACTAACTACAGAAATTCACATCTAAACAGAATAATAACCTGTTAACACAACAACTTGAAGGCTAAAATACAATTTCAGTCTGGTTACACACCTTCAGCGCAAACAAAATCTACAGTATGCTTCTTTTTAAAGATGAACTGTATATTTATAATGAGATTATACTTGTCCTACCTGTGGTTGAGGATGCGATGGATCATCAGCCACTCCATCTTGACTCCATAACGGTAAAACTCCTCTTCCATGTGGATAAAGAGAGGATCCTTATTCTTCCTCttggtgcttttgttttcatcaccCTCACCGCCAAAATCCACAGGCGGCGGTTCGTCCATGTCAGTCTTTCTCTGGTAGTTGCGGAACATCACCTGGCAGTTCAGCTCCAGCTGAGGACAAGCAGCAGGGAGATAAAGAAAGGACCATTAGGTTTGTGTGAGTCTATGTGAGGGAAGTGCACAGAGAAATCCATATTCTCAACTACACGTGGATATAGTTTCAGAGAGTGTTTGGTACCTGTAGCTCCAGCACCCAGGAGCAGTGCCAGTAGGACATATTGCACCATTTGACAAAGAACTCCCTCTCCCTGCGGCCCGCCAGCGGAGGGGGATCAGGAGCATCAGCAGGGAGGTCAGCAGGACGAGGGACAGGCGTGGGGGCCGGCGGCTCCCCCCATCGCCATGTTAAAACCTTCTGGACTTTGCCCTTCATCGGCGGACACTGTCAGGAAGTAGGAGAGGAAATAATTAAGGATATGATGCTTGTTAATTAGCAAATGTCATTTGTCTGATAAAAAATTCTGTTTGGAAAAATACCAAGTATAGGACATGATAAACCAGCAAATTAAAACTAAAAGGCTGCCATGGTTTCTCTAAAATGCTGTGGGCATGCACAAGATGGAATCTGcatcaccacacacacccacatgagCACATGCATGCGCAGACTTGTGTGCACCAGTGCACATCACTCACCTTGCAGCGGGGGCAGATCCATTCTCCATTGGGGATTTCAGGGAGAGGAGGGTTGAGGCAGTGGATGTGGTAGGAGGAGGGGCAAGTGTCACAGCATAGCAGCTCCCCTCCGTCCTTGCACACCCGGCAGAACTCAATGTGGTGgtcatcttcttcctccaccCCTTCatccctcctgtcctcctcatCTTCGCCTTCGGCCTCAGAGAGCTCATCCCTGGCCTCCCACTGAATCCCCTCCTTCTCCTGGTGGCAGAATTACAGACGGAGGGAGGTGGTATGAGTGTGTGAGGGGGAGGAAGGCGGGGGGGGCAGACAGGCAGGGAAGGTATGCGGAACAGagtgaaaggaaaaaagggAGGGGTGTGGGGTGATTTTCAAGAGCGCAGGGAGTGTGTGGGGGGGTGCAttgcgtgcgtgtgcatgttgCCGTGTGGAGCGATAGTGGAGGGAATGGGAGGGGAGGGACAAGAAGAGGAAATGGGGgatgggggaggggggagacGTGTGGTGTGGAATAGGAGAGGATAGACGAGAACATGAGCAATAGGGTGGGGGGGGGCAGCAGAGGACAAAGAGAtcatataaaaatgttaaaatcaccTTTAACAAAGTCTATTTTCCAACAATCAACTCTCGTCAATACAACTTTCCACTGATACACTTCAGCAGTATTTTACAGACAGGTGTAATTTTTGCCCTGCGGTTTCATACTCCAGGAATCACACAAAATCTTCTCTAACATACAATATAATGGTCTGTACAGAGAGTTGAGCTCACGGTACTCACACAGTGTGGGCAGCTCCACTTGCCCTCAGGTGCTTTCTCCATGTCAGGGTCTAGACAGACCATGTGATAAGCTCTGGGACAGGTGTCACACAAAATGATCTCTCCTCCCTGCTGGCACACCTCACAGTAGTCCTGGTGGTCTGTCTCGTAGCCATCACCGTCCTCCGTCTCCACTGAAAGAAAGTGAGGACAATGACGATCttattcaacaaaacaaaataaaacctccTGCACTGGCCTGATGCATAGATAACAGAACAgactttttattttggtaatatTTCCATGCGaacctttcttctttttcttcgcACTCTTGGGTTTCTTCTTGGGACGGTTGCTGCGGTTGGAGCCATCTGACACAGAGAAACTCCCATCATCGAAGTCACTGTCGACATCGGgttcatcttcatcactctgACAGACGTTGAGAATGAGCAAAACACCAGGTTATATTATGGTACATATTATCAATATTCTGATTCAAAGATTGTTTAATTCTCAGAGGTAGAGGGAAGCAAAAAACTGCCAAACAGAAAGTATATTACAGAGGAGCGCTTCCTTTTGCTGTTGAGGCCCCCCAGTTTGATCTTGAGTGGAGCCACCTTCTTAGGTTTGGGTTTCGGCGGAGGCTTAGACGCAGACTTCGACTTCTTGCGAGCGTTGGGACCTGAGAAGAACAGAGATTAAAGTTTAATCAATACAACAATTGAACTAGTTAGAAACATTCTGAAATAGCAGATTTTCATGACACAAAGACATAATTATCACACAAAGCAAAATATTCGTGTTTTACATTTATCCTACTTTACCTTTTCCCTCTTTGGTCTTGGCCTTGCGTAGCGGAGGTGCCGGGGGTGGTGGGGGTGCAGCAGGTGTAGGAGCAGCGGCTGGAGCAGGAGTGGTAGCAGGTGAAGCGGTAGCACCGGTCTCTGCCCCTCCGTCTGTCCCTGCCACCACCATGTTCTCTACAGCGGCAGCCACATTGGCAGCTGCCAGGGCTGCATTGGCAGTGGCACAGCCCTACAAGGGGACACGGCACAGAGTGAGAAACTCTGGTCTctactgtcaaacacacaagagGACAGCAATTCTGAATGACTCACTCATTATAAGTCAGACTTCCAACCTTGTTTGTAATTGCAATACCTTCAGAGGGTTGTTGGTGCTGAATTCTCTCCACTTAGCCATCATTAACGTCATCATCttggacactgcaattttggGGTTCTTAGCTGCAATTAAAGGCCTAAGGACAGAAAATTTACAAGAAatatagttattttattttcatacataAATAGTTCCTTAAAAACAAGGTTGAGGAAAACAATAATATCTACTGTTAACAAAAAATGGGTTTACTCACCTGACAAACTGGCTGAAGGCCTTGTAGTTAGTGAGGGAGCTGTAGTCTTCCTGAGTAAAGACATGGTCAATGTCTTTCATGCCCCAGGCCTCCAGCAGCTGGGCAGAGCTTTTAGGCTGAGGCGGGGCGAGAGGGAGAGGTCAGTTTGTcatgaagacagaaagacagaattAACTAACTATCCCATCTGAATGAATCTTTACCTGGCAATCATCGTCATCATCCTCGTCATCTTCTGGTTCTGGATCTTTGCGTTTGCTCTTCGAGCTGGATGAGCCTCCTTTCTCTGCTGCCGCACCTCCTTTCTTCTTATCTTTGGCAGAGCTGGAgcgtttcttctttttcctcccgGGGGCATAATCActtccctcactctctgacCGCACACCTCCCTCGTCTGCATCTCGCTCTGCTGCTTCGACTCCAATCAGGTGCTCCGGGGAGCTGACTGGCAACTCCTGCAAGACATAATGCAACTTTGCAAATTACAAGAAGACACTGGTGATTATAtacttttatacattatataaattataaattaaagtttgttcctttatatttgatttattgtgatAATTATGCCACTTAAGATGGGGAAGTCATCGATGGAGCTACATTGGTCAGTGCATGGTTTGAActgattttattgattaatcttcTATTGCTTGACAAACTGACTTATCATTGCAGCGCTAGATCACTTGGTATCATTATTATCTGAATATGTTTGCCTTTAGGACAGTTGGATGTTTAGATAAACCAAGCATTTTGAATGTGTCATCTTCCATTCTCCACTACAAACAgatattttataatataatcAACAATTAAACTAATTGTTCATtgcagaccttatttcaggaaATGTAGTTACTACTCTTGTTGTACACTACCATGAATATGAAATAAAGGTCAGATGGAATGTGTCGCATTATATTTGGGgaccaaaaaatattcacaaaacacaaaataaatatattgataaTTTCATCATACATCCACAGAAAGGATGATTTATACATCTTTTTCACAGCTGGTTTACCGTCCACTGTGAACTAGTGGAGTAACTCACTATTTGGCTGTATAAAATCCATCACTTAGGGATGTTTTGTGAATGTCCTGTAGATCTGTGGGTCCTAAACTGATCTAATTGACTCACAGGAGTCCCTACTAATTGCTTAAGTGTGTCCTATTAGGCAGGCACCAAACTCCCCCCTGTTGTGACCCCACGTGGTGAGTTGACAGCTGCACAGAGAATTGTTTACCTGGTCAAATCTCGGAGTATCCTTTACTTCAAACATGAAAAGTTTGTCAAAAACAGCAAACTAACCTCTCTGATGGGTCTCTGCCTCTTGCTGCTCCTGCTCTCACGGCTGCTCTTCTtggctttcttcttcttcttcgacTTGGGTACCTCGTCTACATCAGACACAGCATCCTCCGGCTCGTCCTCACCTGCGGGCGACACGCTTTTTAATTAGCGCGAGGAGacggtgcacacacacacacacggacaggaGGCAGTGCTGCAGGCCGGTGGGAGACAGGAGCAGCCCGCGCACTGGCACGACTTAGCACCATGCccgtgcacgcacgcacacacacatgcatcgTGAATGCCACAACAGCGCAGGTTGAAACTTGTGTGTTTGAAACTTTGACAGTTCACGCCCGCACTCGAGAGGACACGTGTGAGGTTTGGGGTATAAGAGGGGCTGGAGATATGAAAGCTAAAACTATCAACACTTGCTTGACAAGTTAGCTAACTGACGGCGAGTGACGGACGGCCCGAGCAGACTACTCATGGCTAGctttaagctaacgttagcctcggCGAGCtcaagtgacagagagagatggaccTTCTTCAGAGGGAGAAAAGCGAGCTTACCGTGAAGAAGTGAGTGCTCCTCCGCGGCTCCGAAGTCTTCCCTCTCATCCTCGCTGCCCGACATTTTCCCagcgtttttattttattccttgCTGGTCGAATTAATCCCCCCTAAACCTTGCTCCTCGGTCGGCgagggaggagggaaaatgACGTGGGACTGTTGGAGAATGGACCGGGGGTGTCCAGGaagggagggggtggagggtgctgggaaaaaaaataaaaataaataaataaatggcattGGTTGGTAGCTAATCCTTGCTTTATTCCTCATGATTTACACTGCGTGTAATTGACCACCTGCGTGCTCAAACAAGTTGGGTAACTAGATTATCCACGCTTTGACATTGTGTGTTGTTGATTCGCAGGTATTTTTCTACACAGGAGTGAATGAAGTTAAGTGTGGCATCCATCATTGTTTCAAGTATGAGCGGCAAATTCGCGCTGTCGAGTTAAAACAATACATCAAAGAAAAGTTTAAGCATTGAAAGCCAACCTTCACACATTAGAAACTTACTGTAGTGTGTGTAATAGTCCCGGGTCGAGGtgtgctccctccctctctccctctctctctctgtcggtGCAGGAATTAATACAAGTCAGGCTGTTTGCACGGCAGTTGTTGTCATTTAGTGTTCATTCATTAAGCTCCGGCTGAACCAATGATCAgcgaaattaaaaaaatgagccGTCAATGACCCAAAACACGTTGCTCCgtccccctcttctctctcccccaACCTTACAGGCAGAGCTTAGCTAAcatcctcacaaacacacaaaggggGCAGACATCCCATAATAATCCCCCCctcccacactcacacaggacTCTGCATAGTTACCTCGCAACGGACAGACCATAATACTCTGCCtgcccccacccccctccaccAGGCGCGCGAGCGCACGCACATACGCACGTACACTACCACCACCACACGTGCATGCACCAGGCTCTTTGCACGCACACTCCTTCCCCTTTCCACTGGTAGTCCCAGCCCCCTTAGCAACCCCGTTGTCATGGTGACACCCCCTCCCTGCAGCTCCCCGACAGACCATAATACTCCAGCAGTAGCAGCATACATCCCATAATATACAACTCCTAAAAAGccaggaaagaaaaaataccAGTCACATGGTCTCCAAGGGAGCTCAAGTCCACTGGTGACAGCCCATAATACTCACTGAGCATCCACCTGAGAGTGAGCATGACTCTGACAAGAAGTCAAAGACTTTTGTTCCTGCAGTCCACACACAGGTGCGCTACATGTGCTGCGTGCAGGTCAAACAGGCCTGCAGAGCCACAGAGCTGGATGTGTGTCAAATACTTTGATGATGTCTTCAACCCTGCTCAGCATCCCTGAAGTACACCGAGGCCTCCTGTCACAGTGGTGTTGTTACAGTTACACTGCAACACATCTGTATCATCCACCACCAACACTGTGATTTTACAATGTTGGGTCGAGTCCTTCAAGTGCAGCAAGGGCCAACAGGTGTGCAAAGACCCAAGAGTGGTGGCAGGTACACATCCTATTTGGTCTGATGTTGCGGGCTGCAGGTCAAAGGTGAGTAAACTCCACTCAAAATGTTGCCTTCAGGTTCAGATTGTAAtgcagtaaataaatacagtcaaAACAGTTAATAAGACTGTCAAAGATAGTTTATTTAGTGGTACGAGAACTGCCGCAATGTGACATCCAAGGATCTGAGCACATCAGCTACAGATGGCAATTATGCTGTAGGCAACAGAACAAAAAGTGTCACATAAATTAACTAAAGCATCCATTGCATGTCTGCCACAGCTGCACATTTCTCCGCTAAGTCCTGGTGCTGCAGCTCATTGGATTTATGCTGCTTGCTTTCtgaaatcttttaaaaatacaagtgGCCACTGAGTCTTTGCTCGGCAGGGTCTCTGTTGTTCATAAcaccatttcaaaataaaagcacttgaATGTGCAACAAGTCGAAATAAAAGCTAAGAGAGAGCCCTTTAAAGCCACATGTGAGTCTTTATTGATATGCTGTAAGAGACTCATTTCCCCCTCTCTCAATtgcacttatttatttttatgtaactGAATCAGATTAAGCTGTAGTGATGCTAACAACCCTGCTCAGCATCCCTGAAGTAGCCTGAGGCCTTCTGTCATAATGTTGTCATTACAGCTAGACAGCAGCACATACAGCATGTCCCACTGACTGAGAAGAAAGGCCAAGAGGtgtgcaaaaacacaagaatgGTCCCAACCCATCAGTTTGTTGGGCTGTTGTGGGATGCAAAATGTTGCCTTCAAGGTCAGCTTGTAATGCAGTAAATACACTAAGGGCTGCTGCACATGGTTTTTCTATGATACAATATGTGACATAAAAGTCATGTCAACTACAGGACACAACTTTACCTGTAAAAATTGTTCAATAACGAGcccacactctctctcccctgtttCCCGTCACTCTCTCAGCTGTTCTGTCAAATAAAGGCTAAAAAGCCCCAAAAATAATcttgtaaaaatgtgttacagGCCAGCTGCAGCATTTCTACACTTAGTTATTGTTGCTGCAGCACATCGAAGCTTAATGCTGCTTGATTTCTAAAacctttacaaaacaaaataaaaatgtctgccaAACAACTAGGCTTCtcaatgtttttgttctgtcttttaacaatattttaaagTGGCAACACTTGAATAGTGAACAGTTCCAGTTTGAAAGGTTTGGAGCTTAGTAGGAGAACTTGAAGGCCACATGATCACACTGCAATTCACTGAAACACTGTGAGAGGCATTCAGTcctttctgctgcttttaattGCACTTTGTAATCACGCAGAATCTTATTTGGACGTGTGCAAATATGTGACAGTATTAAcaacatcttcctctctgtttctctttcacacacacacacacacacacacacacacacacacacacaggcatttgtc includes:
- the chd4b gene encoding chromodomain-helicase-DNA-binding protein 4 isoform X4; its protein translation is MSGSEDEREDFGAAEEHSLLHGEDEPEDAVSDVDEVPKSKKKKKAKKSSRESRSSKRQRPIREELPVSSPEHLIGVEAAERDADEGGVRSESEGSDYAPGRKKKKRSSSAKDKKKGGAAAEKGGSSSSKSKRKDPEPEDDEDDDDDCQPKSSAQLLEAWGMKDIDHVFTQEDYSSLTNYKAFSQFVRPLIAAKNPKIAVSKMMTLMMAKWREFSTNNPLKGCATANAALAAANVAAAVENMVVAGTDGGAETGATASPATTPAPAAAPTPAAPPPPPAPPLRKAKTKEGKGPNARKKSKSASKPPPKPKPKKVAPLKIKLGGLNSKRKRSSSDEDEPDVDSDFDDGSFSVSDGSNRSNRPKKKPKSAKKKKKVETEDGDGYETDHQDYCEVCQQGGEIILCDTCPRAYHMVCLDPDMEKAPEGKWSCPHCEKEGIQWEARDELSEAEGEDEEDRRDEGVEEEDDHHIEFCRVCKDGGELLCCDTCPSSYHIHCLNPPLPEIPNGEWICPRCKCPPMKGKVQKVLTWRWGEPPAPTPVPRPADLPADAPDPPPLAGRREREFFVKWCNMSYWHCSWVLELQLELNCQVMFRNYQRKTDMDEPPPVDFGGEGDENKSTKRKNKDPLFIHMEEEFYRYGVKMEWLMIHRILNHSVDKKNNVHYLIKWRDLAYDQSTWESEEMDVPEFDTYKQTYWNHRELMVGDEGRPGKKIKKAVKVKKAERPPANPVVDPTIKFDRQPDYLDSTGGTLHPYQLEGLNWLRFSWAQATDTILADEMGLGKTVQTAVFLYSLYKEGHSKGPFLVSAPLSTIINWEREFEMWAPDMYVVTYVGDKDSRAVIRENEFSFEGNAIRGGKKASKMKKDSTVKFHVLLTSYELITIDQAVLGSIEWACLVVDEAHRLKNNQSKFFRVLNNYPLQHKLLLTGTPLQNNLEELFHLLNFLTPERFNNLEGFLEEFADIAKEDQIKKLHDMLGPHMLRRLKADVFKHMPSKTELIVRVELSPMQKKYYKFILTRNFEALNTRGGGNQVSLLNVVMDLKKCCNHPYLFPAAATEAPKLPNGMYEGNALTKSSGKLTLLQKMMRKLKEGGHRVLVFSQMTKMLDLLEDFLENEGYKYERIDGGVTGNLRQEAIDRFNAPGAPQFAFLLSTRAGGLGINLASADTVIIYDSDWNPHNDIQAFSRAHRIGQNRKVMIYRFVTKASVEERITQVAKKKMMLTHLVVRPGLGSKTGSMSKQELDDILKFGTEELFKDELGEGDNKEDDSSVIHYDDHAIDRLLDRNQDATDDTELQSMNEYLSSFKVAQYVVKDEDDEEEEVEREVIKQEESVDPDYWEKLLRHHYEQQQEDLARNLGKGKRTRKPVNYNDGSQEERDWQEDQSDNQSDYSVASEEGDEDFDERSEANARRPNRKGLRNDRDKPLPPLLARVGGNIEVLGFNARQRKAFLNAVMRYGMPPQDAFTNQWLVRDLRGKSEKEFKAYVSLFMRHLCEPGADGAETFADGVPREGLSRQHVLTRIGVMSLIRKKVQEFEHVNGQWSMPWMAELEENKRAAALAAGEDPKTPSTGTPADTQPNTPIPEDLSKSDDKEEMKKEGEDGKGAKKGDDPEIIEIPDESEKSPVLEKKEGEVDATTAKEEKEKETGNGDEGKEKEAEDARKEKEEKEKTSETDKDTPAEVKGEGSEGKTESEEDKVKAEEGKDEKMDTSSPTEEKREQKEEKDGVKTDEFNKLQNGENTKEGATAAPVVNVSEEKKKATKQRFMFNIADGGFTELHSLWQNEERAATVTKKTFEIWHRRHDYWLLAGIIQHGYARWQDVQNDVRFAILNEPFKGEMSRGNFLEIKNKFLARRFKLLEQALVIEEQLRRAAYLNMTEDPAHPSMALNTRFSEVECLAESHQHLSKESMSGNKPANAVLHKVLKQLEELLSDMKADVTRLPATIARIPPVAVRLQMSERNILSRLASRGPEVTAQNQSQTSQQMQVQR